In Flavobacterium enshiense, the genomic stretch CATATTTGAAGCGTTGTAAGAGGGTAATAGTTATCAATTATTATTGTTTTAAATATTAATAACAAATCGCTTTCAGGAATCAGAATAAAAACACGGGTAATTATGTTAATATCTTGGTTATCAAATATAAATAATTTAACAATAAAAACCTTCGGTTACTCGTTAAAATTATTTTCGGATGCCATTGGACAGTCATAAATTGCTTTTGAACGGGAAAAACATAAAACAGATGGGGTTCAGAGGTTTACATAGAAGAGTACAATCGGTTATTTTTAAGTTTCCGATTTGTTGATTTCGAACAAAAATTAAATTGTGCCGATGCTCAATTTATGAAGAATTCGGACTTAAAGTTAAACCGTCCATCGCAAAATAAAAAAATACTATCTTTACACACAAAATCAATTTACGAATAAGTAGTCTGGCTTGAGGCCGACGATCAATATATATTCAAATTATGGCATGTAACAGTTGTTCAACCTCCGATGGCAGTGCGCCGAAGGGGTGTAAAAATAATGGGACTTGCGGCACCGATAGCTGCAACAAATTAACCGTATTCGATTGGCTTTCCAATATGACACTTCCGGGTGGTCAGGAGCCTTTTGACTGTGTTGAGGTTCGTTTTAAAAACGGGCGCAAAGAATTTTACCGCAATACCGAAAAATTGACTTTGGGTATCGGTGATATCGTTGCCACGGAGATGTCCCCTGGCCACGACATTGGGATTGTTAGCTTGACCGGAGAACTGGTAAAGGTGCAAATGAAGAAAAAAGGGGTTAATCACGAAGGTGAGGTTCCTAAAATCTACAGAAAAGCATCCCAAAAAGACATTGATATCTGGAGTGATGCCCGTGACAGGGAAGAGCCGATGAAAGTCCGCGCACGTGAATTGGCAATCAGTCTAAAACTGGAAATGAAAATCTCGGATATTGAGTTCCAAGGTGACGGTTCTAAAGCTACGTTCTACTATACGGCAAATGACCGCGTCGATTTTCGTCAGTTAATCAAGGATTTTGCTAAAGAATTCAATACGCGAATCGAGATGAAACAGGTTGGTTTCCGTCAGGAAGCATCCCGTTTGGGTGGAATTGGTTCGTGCGGACGCGAATTGTGCTGTTCCACATGGTTAACCGATTTTAGAAGCGTAAATACTTCTGCGGCGCGCTATCAGCAGTTATCATTGAACCCGCAGAAACTGGCCGGTCAGTGTGGTAAGTTAAAATGCTGTCTGAATTACGAATTGGATACTTATCTGGATGCTCTGAAAGGTTTTCCGGATATGGAGACCAAGTTGTATACCGAAAAAGGCGATGCGCTTTGTCAGAAGGTTGACATATTCAAAGGTTTGATGTGGTTTGCCTATACCAATAATTTTGCACAATGGCACGTTTTAAAGATAGATCAGGTTAAAGAAATCGTGGCATTAAACAAAGAGAAGAAACGTATTGCGGCACTCGAGGATTATACTGTTGAGACGATTGTGGAAGAAGAGAAAAACTTCCAAAATGCTGTAGGACAGGATAGTTTGACACGTTTTGATCAGCCTAAGAAAAAGAAACGTCCAAACAAGAAACGTCAAGCGGCTGATACCGAAAAGCCAAAAGGAACAACTGAGAGACAAAAAGTAGTACCTGAAAGACAAAAAGGGGCACCGGAAAAGCCAAATAAACCGGCTTCTGAAGGACAGGGTGGACAAAACAAGCCTGCTTCCGAAGGACAACCAAGAAATAATAACCGCAGACCGCGACCAAATAGAAATAAACCATCGAACGATAAAAATGATTCAAAACAATAGATTTTTAATTTTTGGATTTGCCTTGTCACTGTCGCTTTTTTCCTGTGACAAAAAAAGGGTTTTTGATGAATACCGTGAAATAGACGGTTCCTGGCATAAAAAACAGAAGGTGTCGTTTGCTTTTGAGCAGAAGGACACGATCCAGGATTATAATATGTTTGTAAACATCAGAAACAATAATGATTACCCATACAGTAATTTGTTCCTTATCGTTTCCATGCTGCAACCGGATGGAGTAACCAAGGTGGATACGTTAGAGTATCAAATGGCTAATCCGGATGGTACGCTGATGGGGGAAGGGTTTTCCGATGTAAAAGAGAGCAAACTCTGGTATAAGGAAAATGCAAGGTTTCCTAAAGCCGGGAAGTATGTGGTAAGCATTCAGCAGGCTGTTCGCGAAACCGGAAAAGTATCCGGTGTTGAACAATTGCAGGGTGTTTCGGAAGTAGGTTTTAGAATAGAAAAAACGAATTAAAATGGCTCAAATCAATAATAAAAAAGAAGATTTTTCTCCGTATGTAAAGAAATTCTGGAAACTGTTTATTTACTGTTTTGGCGGAGCGATTTTATTTTTCCTGTTTGCATCCTGGGGACTTTTCGGCTCGATGCCTTCGTTTGATGAGTTGGAAAATCCAAACTCTAATGTAGCCACGGAAATCATCTCTTCCGATGGGGTAACCATTGGTAAATTTTATCTTGAAAACAGAACGCCGGTTAAATTCGCCGAATTGCCGGATCATTTGGTGAAAGCTTTGGTGGCTACCGAGGACGAGCGTTTTTATGAGCATTCCGGTATTGATACAAAAGGTACATTACGTGCGGCCCTGAGTTTAGGGCGCAGCGGAGGAGCAAGTACGTTAACCCAGCAGTTGGCAAAAAACCTTTTCCACGGCGAAGGGTCTAAGTTCCTCCCGTTCCGTATCATTCAAAAAGCTAAGGAGTGGATTATCGCCACCAAATTGGAAAGACAATATACCAAGCAGGAAATTATTGCCCACTATTTAAACACGGTCGATTTCGTAAATACTGCGGTGGGAATCCGTTCGGCGTCCAAAGTATATTTCGGGAAAGAACCAAAAGATTTAACCGTGGATGAAGCGGCAATGTTCGTGGGAATGTTGAAAAACCCATCGTTGTTCAATCCGGTGCGTCGCCTTCAGAAAGTGACCGACAGACGAAATGTGGTATTGCATCAGATGGAAAAAAACAAGTTCCTGACCAAAGAACGAAAAGAGTTTTACCAGGCGCAGCCTATCGTTTTAAAATTTACTCCGGAAAGTCATATCGAAGGAAGTGCTACGTATTTCAGAGAGTACTTACGCGACTTCATGAAAAAGTGGGTAAAAGAGAATCCAAAGAAGGACGGTGATGGCGAATATGATATTTACCGTGATGGATTGAAAATCTATACCACGATCGATTCCAGAATGCAGCAATATGCTGAAGAGGCAGCTACAGAACACTTAGCTAACCTGCAACAGGAATTCAACAAAAGACAGAAGGATAATCCGAATGCTCCTTTTACTGGTATTACGCCGGATGAAACAAAAAAGATCATGGAACGTTCCATGAAAAATTCTGAGCGTTGGCGTATTATGAGCGAGAAAGGTTTCGATGAGAACAAAATCATGAAATCATTCGATGTTCCGACAAAAATGCAGGTATTCACATGGAAAGGAGAGAAAGATACATTGTTAACACCTCGTGATTCCATCTTATATTACAAGCATTTCCTTCAGACAGGAATGATGGCGATGGAGCCTCAAACCGGTCATGTTAAGGCCTGGGTTGGAGGAATCAATTACAAACATTTCCAATACGACCACGTTGGTCAGGGAGCTAGACAGGTTGGTTCAACTTTCAAACCGTTTTTATATGCCACGGCTATAGAACAGTTGAAGATGTCTCCTTGTGATTCCATAGTTGATTCGCCATTTACAATGCCAAAAGGACGTTATAACATCGATGCCGATTGGTCACCTAAAAACTCAACCGGTAATTATCGCGGAATGGTGAATCTGAAATCGGCGCTGGCCAATTCCATCAACACGGTTTCTGCTAAACTGATTGATAAAGTAGGGCCGGAAGCGGTGGTAGACATGACCAAGAAATTGGGAGTTAGCTCTGAAATCCCTGTTCAGCCTTCTATTGCCTTAGGAGCAGTAGATATTACAGTAGAGGAAATGGTGGCTGCGTTCAGTACATTCGCTAATCAGGGTGTGTATATGAAGCCACAGGTGATTGTGAAAATCGTGGATAAAAACGGAGTGGTCTTATATGAACCGGTGCCGGAATCCCGAGACGTGATGAGTAAAGACGTTGCTTATACCGTGATCAAACTAATGGAAGGAGTTACCGAATATGGAACTGGTTCCCGCTTACGTTGGGGAAGCGCGCCGGAATCGGCAAGAGTTACAGGGGTTCCATATAATTTAAGAAACCCAATAGCCGGTAAAACAGGAACGTCCCAAAACAATTCAGATGGATGGTTTATCGGTATGGTGCCTAATTTATGTGCCGGAGTATGGGTCGGAAATGAGGATCGATCTGCCCATTTCGAACAAACCAATATGGGACAGGGAGCCACGATGGCTTTACCTATTTGGGGAATATTCATGAAGAAATGTTACGAGGATGCAAGTCTGGATGTTTCACAGAAACCGTTCGAAAAACCTGAAAACTTCGCCATTAAAGTAGATTGTTATGTGCCTAGGAAAGTGGTTGTAGACAGTCTTGCCGTCGAGGAAGATACACAAACCGAAGAATTCGATTTCTAAATAGGAAACGCCTTTTTTAAAAGGCGTTTTTTTTATACTTTTAAGGCCAAAATTAAACAAACGCAATCGCCATATGATTAATAAGAAAGTAGGTAATGTTCAGGAGGCATTACACGATATAAAAGACGGGCAAACCATCATGCTGGGTGGTTTCGGACTTTGCGGAATCCCCGAAAACAGTATTGCCGAACTTGTCCGAAAAGATGTAAAAGAATTGACTTGTATTTCAAATAATGCTGGGGTTGATGATTTCGGATTGGGATTGTTATTGCAAAAACGTCAGATTAAAAAAATGATTTCTTCCTATGTGGGGGAGAATGCCGAATTCGAGCGTCAGATGTTAAGCGGCGAATTGGATGTGGAATTAACGCCGCAAGGAACTTTAGCCGAAAAATGCCGTGCTGCTCAAGCTGGAATTCCTGCGTTTTTTACACCTGCCGGTTATGGTACCGAAGTAGCCGAAGGAAAAGAAGTTCGTGAATTCAACGGAAAAATGCATATAATGGAATTGGCTTATAAAGCCGATTTCTCCATCGTAAAAGCATGGAAAGGCGACGATGCCGGAAACCTTATTTTTAAGGGAACGGCCAGAAATTTCAACAGTTGTATGGCGGGTGCAGCCAGAATTACTATTGCAGAGGTGGAGGAATTAGTGCCTGCGGGAACTTTAGATCCAAACCAGATTCACATTCCGGGAATTATGGTACAGCGCATCTTCCAAGGTGAGAAATTTGAAAAGCGAATTGAGCAACGTACAACCCGTAAAAGATAATAGTCATGGCTTTAGATAAAAATCAAATTGCAAAAAGAATCGCCAAGGAAGTTAAAGATCGTTATTTCGTGAATTTAGGAATTGGAATTCCAACCTTGGTAGCCAATTATGTAAGACATGATATTTCAGTAGAATTCCAGAGCGAAAACGGAGTGTTGGGAATGGGGCCGTTCCCTTTTGAAGGCGAAGAAGATGCTGATATCATCAATGCCGGAAAACAAACTATCACCACATTACCGGGAGCAAGTTTCTTTGATTCGGCATTCAGTTTTGGAATGATTCGGGCGCAGAAAGTTGATTTAACCATTTTAGGCGCGATGGAAGTTTCTGAAAATGGAGATATCGCTAACTGGAAAATTCCGGGTAAAATGGTGAAAGGAATGGGTGGCGCCATGGATTTGGTGGCTTCTGCCGATAATATTATCGTTGCCATGATGCATGTAAACAAAGCAGGCGAATCGAAAATCCTTAAGAAATGTACGCTTCCGCTAACAGGCGTTGGCTGCGTTAAAAAAGTAGTTACGGAATTGGCTGTTTTGGAAGTGACTCCGAAGGGCTTCAAACTTTTGGAAAGAGCTCCCGGTGTTTCTGTTGAAGAGATTATTAAGGCTACCGAGGCCGAATTAATTATCGAAGGAGAGGTTCCGGAAATGGTAATCGATTAATCAATCAAAATATATATTAAAAAGCATCTTTGGTAAAATATACTAAAGATGCTTTTGTTTTTTACATAGGATCGAAATGGAGAGCAATTTGTTATTTGAAGGCGTCATAAATCTGTTTGGTGAAATTTTTTAACAAAAATTAAACATTATATTAAAAAATTTAAAAAAAATTGTATTATTGTATCATTGATGGTTGTAAAAAATAAAAGATGTTTTTTCAAGATGTGTTAAGGATTGGATTCTT encodes the following:
- a CDS encoding penicillin-binding protein 1A: MAQINNKKEDFSPYVKKFWKLFIYCFGGAILFFLFASWGLFGSMPSFDELENPNSNVATEIISSDGVTIGKFYLENRTPVKFAELPDHLVKALVATEDERFYEHSGIDTKGTLRAALSLGRSGGASTLTQQLAKNLFHGEGSKFLPFRIIQKAKEWIIATKLERQYTKQEIIAHYLNTVDFVNTAVGIRSASKVYFGKEPKDLTVDEAAMFVGMLKNPSLFNPVRRLQKVTDRRNVVLHQMEKNKFLTKERKEFYQAQPIVLKFTPESHIEGSATYFREYLRDFMKKWVKENPKKDGDGEYDIYRDGLKIYTTIDSRMQQYAEEAATEHLANLQQEFNKRQKDNPNAPFTGITPDETKKIMERSMKNSERWRIMSEKGFDENKIMKSFDVPTKMQVFTWKGEKDTLLTPRDSILYYKHFLQTGMMAMEPQTGHVKAWVGGINYKHFQYDHVGQGARQVGSTFKPFLYATAIEQLKMSPCDSIVDSPFTMPKGRYNIDADWSPKNSTGNYRGMVNLKSALANSINTVSAKLIDKVGPEAVVDMTKKLGVSSEIPVQPSIALGAVDITVEEMVAAFSTFANQGVYMKPQVIVKIVDKNGVVLYEPVPESRDVMSKDVAYTVIKLMEGVTEYGTGSRLRWGSAPESARVTGVPYNLRNPIAGKTGTSQNNSDGWFIGMVPNLCAGVWVGNEDRSAHFEQTNMGQGATMALPIWGIFMKKCYEDASLDVSQKPFEKPENFAIKVDCYVPRKVVVDSLAVEEDTQTEEFDF
- a CDS encoding CoA transferase subunit A produces the protein MINKKVGNVQEALHDIKDGQTIMLGGFGLCGIPENSIAELVRKDVKELTCISNNAGVDDFGLGLLLQKRQIKKMISSYVGENAEFERQMLSGELDVELTPQGTLAEKCRAAQAGIPAFFTPAGYGTEVAEGKEVREFNGKMHIMELAYKADFSIVKAWKGDDAGNLIFKGTARNFNSCMAGAARITIAEVEELVPAGTLDPNQIHIPGIMVQRIFQGEKFEKRIEQRTTRKR
- a CDS encoding CoA transferase subunit B, translating into MALDKNQIAKRIAKEVKDRYFVNLGIGIPTLVANYVRHDISVEFQSENGVLGMGPFPFEGEEDADIINAGKQTITTLPGASFFDSAFSFGMIRAQKVDLTILGAMEVSENGDIANWKIPGKMVKGMGGAMDLVASADNIIVAMMHVNKAGESKILKKCTLPLTGVGCVKKVVTELAVLEVTPKGFKLLERAPGVSVEEIIKATEAELIIEGEVPEMVID
- a CDS encoding PSP1 domain-containing protein → MACNSCSTSDGSAPKGCKNNGTCGTDSCNKLTVFDWLSNMTLPGGQEPFDCVEVRFKNGRKEFYRNTEKLTLGIGDIVATEMSPGHDIGIVSLTGELVKVQMKKKGVNHEGEVPKIYRKASQKDIDIWSDARDREEPMKVRARELAISLKLEMKISDIEFQGDGSKATFYYTANDRVDFRQLIKDFAKEFNTRIEMKQVGFRQEASRLGGIGSCGRELCCSTWLTDFRSVNTSAARYQQLSLNPQKLAGQCGKLKCCLNYELDTYLDALKGFPDMETKLYTEKGDALCQKVDIFKGLMWFAYTNNFAQWHVLKIDQVKEIVALNKEKKRIAALEDYTVETIVEEEKNFQNAVGQDSLTRFDQPKKKKRPNKKRQAADTEKPKGTTERQKVVPERQKGAPEKPNKPASEGQGGQNKPASEGQPRNNNRRPRPNRNKPSNDKNDSKQ
- a CDS encoding gliding motility lipoprotein GldH — translated: MIQNNRFLIFGFALSLSLFSCDKKRVFDEYREIDGSWHKKQKVSFAFEQKDTIQDYNMFVNIRNNNDYPYSNLFLIVSMLQPDGVTKVDTLEYQMANPDGTLMGEGFSDVKESKLWYKENARFPKAGKYVVSIQQAVRETGKVSGVEQLQGVSEVGFRIEKTN